GTGCAGTACAGCATCCACGTGAAGACCATGCGTCGTCCTCCGGCGGGTCGCGAGGCCATCTACTAGACTCTTAGTAGAGGATAATCCGCCCGTGCCTTCGTGTCAACTAGTTTCTTAGTAGCTCTGCCGACGGGGGACGCACGCCTCTTGCGGAGGCCCGCCGGAAGTATTCCTGTCGGAGCGCGGGTGCACGCGAGAACCGTCCACCGTGGAGAGAGAATGAGGAACCGGATGATGGGAGCGGGGGCCGTCCTCCTGCTGGCGGTGGGGTGCGCCCCCGCCATGGGCGCGGGCGGCAAGGACCCGACGGCGGCCACGGTGCGCTTCATCGACGCGCAGGGCCGCCCCGTCGGGATCGCCGTGCTGACGGAGGCGGAGCGCGGGGTGCGGGTGAACGTGAACGTGCGCGGGCTCCCACCGGGGACGCACGGCATCCACATCCACGAGAACGGGGTGTGCGACCCGCCGGGCTTCACCACCGCGGGCGGCCACTACGACCCCACCGGGCGCCAGCACGGCCTCGAGAACCCGCAGGGTCCGCACGCGGGCGACCTGCCGAACCTGACGGTGGGCGCCGACGGCGAGGGGGCGATGGAGGTGGTCGCGCCCGTGGTGACGCTGCGCGGGACCAACCCTCTCCTGAAGCAGGGCGGCACCGCGCTGGTG
The Longimicrobiaceae bacterium DNA segment above includes these coding regions:
- a CDS encoding superoxide dismutase family protein; amino-acid sequence: MRNRMMGAGAVLLLAVGCAPAMGAGGKDPTAATVRFIDAQGRPVGIAVLTEAERGVRVNVNVRGLPPGTHGIHIHENGVCDPPGFTTAGGHYDPTGRQHGLENPQGPHAGDLPNLTVGADGEGAMEVVAPVVTLRGTNPLLKQGGTALVIHATADDQRTDPSGNSGARIACGVIEER